The segment GCTCGCACGGCGACGGCGCCCGAGTGGAAGCCGTATCGCTAAATCGATCGACAAAGCGCGACGGGGAGTCTCCTCCCGCATCGCGCCGCGTTTCGATTGGTAGTTGTTAGGCGTCCGCGACGGTCACTTTGACCATCTTGTCGCCCTGCTTGATCGAGTCGACCACGTCCTGACCTTCGATCACTTTGCCGAAGACGGAGTGCTTGCCGTCGAGCCATTCGGTCTTCACATGGGTGATGAAGAACTGCGAGCCGTTGGTGTTCGGACCCGAGTTCGCCATCGACAACACGCCGGGACCGACGTGCTTCAAGTCGGGGTGGAATTCGTCTTCAAACTTGTAACCGGGACCGCCGGTGCCGGTACCGTGCGGGCAACCGGTCTGGATCATGAAGTCGGGGATGACGCGATGGAACTTCAGGCCATCGTAGAAGCCGTCTTTGGCCAGCTTCTCGAAGTTGGCGACCGTCTTCGGCGCCTTGTCATCATGCAACTGAATCTTGATCGTACCTTTGTCGGTCTCGATGGTTGCGACCTTCATCGCATCTCCTCTTTGCGCTAAATGAGGCGGGGTGCAGATTTGCAATCCCCTATTTTATCGCTTTAGCGTCCCCCGCGTAACCGGTCGATGACGGCGAGACCGCTTCACAAGCGACGAAAGCGGCGGCAAATGTCTAATGACTAATCACTAATGTCTAATGCCAAGAAGCGCCTTCTCCATCCTTTTAGACA is part of the Blastopirellula sediminis genome and harbors:
- a CDS encoding peptidylprolyl isomerase, translated to MKVATIETDKGTIKIQLHDDKAPKTVANFEKLAKDGFYDGLKFHRVIPDFMIQTGCPHGTGTGGPGYKFEDEFHPDLKHVGPGVLSMANSGPNTNGSQFFITHVKTEWLDGKHSVFGKVIEGQDVVDSIKQGDKMVKVTVADA